The Homo sapiens chromosome 10, GRCh38.p14 Primary Assembly sequence TGAGGCTCACCACAGAACTGAGCCTGGGCCAGCTCAGGACAGACTGAGCCTTCATCTCCTTGTTTGCAGAGACATACCATGATTTTAGTCCTCGGGAAACGGGAGGTGCTGAGCACTGGTGTTAGCAGTGATTTACGAGTCCTTTTTCTGAGAGGCTTTCATCCTTCCTTCCCCTAAATAACACCCACTTTTCAAAATTCTCCAGTGTTTCAGTGATGCTTATGGGGCTGGGTCAAGAAGTACTTTCCTGTATCCTTTCCCCATGCCTCTCTTTGGGGTGTACACCTACTCCATGCCCATCCTTTCCCAGTAGCCCCTCAGCAGCCTCCTGCCCCTTGTTCCCACAGGCGCCGGGAACTGTGTACGCAGCTGCGGCAGTGGCAACTGAAGGTGATTGAGAACGTCAAGCGGGGCCAACACAAGAAGACGCTGGAGCGGCTCTTCCCCGGCTTCCGGCCAGCGGTGGAGGCCTGCTACTTCAACTGGGAAGAGGCCTACCCACTTCCTGGTGTCACCTACAGCGGCACTGACAGGAAgctggcactgtgctgggcccgGGCCCTGCCCTCTCGGCCAGGTGCCTCCCGCTCTGGGGGCCTGGAGGAATCCCGGGACCGGCCCCGACCCCTTCCTACTGAGCCAGCTGTGCGGCCCAAGGAGCCTGGGACCAAGCGAAAGGGCTTGGGTGAGGGGGTCCCCTCATCACAGCGGGGTCCCCGCCGCCTCTCAGCTGAAGGGGGAGATAAAGCTCTACATAAGATGGGTCCAGGTGGGGGCAAAGCCAAGGCACTGGGTGGGGCTGGCAGTGGGAGCAAGGGCTCAGCAGGTGGCGGAAGCAAGCGACGGCTGAGCAGCGAAGACAGCTCCCTGGAGCCAGACCTGGCCGAGatgagcctggatgacagcagcCTGGCCCTGGGCGCAGAGGCCAGCACCTTCGGGGGATTCCCTGAGAGCCCTCCACCCTGTCCTCTCCACGGTGGCTCCCGAGGCCCTTCCACTTTCCTTCCTGAGCCCCCAGATACTTATGAAGAAGATGGTGGTGTGTACTTCTCGGAAGGGCCTGAGCCTCCCACAGCCTCTGTTGGCCCCCCTGGCCTACTGCCTGGGGATGTCTGTACCCAGGACGACCTCCCTTCTACAGATGAGAGTGGCAATGGGCTTCCCAAAACCAAAGAGGCAGCCCCTGCAGTTGGAGAGGAGGATGATGACTACCAGGCGTACTATCTGAATGCCCAGGATGGGGCTGGGGGCGAGGAAGAGAAGGCCGAGGGCGGGGCTGGGGAGGAGCACGACCTGTTTGCTGGGCTGAAGCCACTGGAACAGGAGAGTCGCATGGAGGTGaggggatggaaggagggagggctgGGTGCTCCTTAGCCACAACTGGGAGGGGCTATCTAGCTCTAGTTGGGAGTGTCAGGACCATCAGCAGGATTGTGAGAACCCTGTTGCAGGCGCcgaactggtctccctgctttcaGTCTACTCACTTTTCTGCTTCCACGAGATTTTCCTGAAATGTGATGGTGTCACTCtgctgcttaaaacccttcaatggGTTCCTGTTGCCCTTATGATAAAATGAAAGTGGTTGGCATGACCTGTGAGGGTCCACTTGATCTGGTCTTTGCCTGCTTTGCCAGCCTCACTTGGCTGCTCTGTCCTTTGCACTCCAGTCAGCTGAATCACTCATGTATCTgccatgctctctctcttgcctccaGGATTTTGGACAGATTGAcctttctgcctggaatgctcttccccattAGCCCGTGTTTCTCCTTCAGGTCTCAGGGATCTTAAAGATCACTTCCTCTAGGGAGTCTCTCTGATACTGTCCCTGTGCCCCAAGATATCCCACCTGCTTCCCCTTGACCTTTCCCTGTAATAGCTGGCATCACGGTggcatgtgtgtttatgtgtctgtctttctAACCAGAGCTCCTATGGAgcggcacagggcctggcatgtaGCAAGTGTTCAAGGAATGTTGGCTGCATGAGTGAGCATGATGTCCTGCTCCTGGAAGTTGGGACTTTAACCTGTCTGGTCCCATGTCCTCCTTCCAGGTACTGTTTGCCTGTGCTGAGGCCCTGCATGCGCATGGCTATAGCAGTGAGGCCTCCCGTCTCACTGTGGAGCTTGCCCAGGATCTGCTAGCCAACCCACCCGACCTCAAGGTAGAGCCGCCCCCTGCCAAGGTGAGAGACCCCCTTCCTCtaccttcccctcccccacttaCCCCCAACCTGCTCCCATGCCCCACCCCAAGTGAGAGCATCCTTCTACCTCCACCAAGGTAAGTCAGAATCATCTGCCTGTCTCCTGTGTTTCTTCCCTTTCTAGGGCAAGAAGAACAAGGTATCCACGAGCCGTCAGACCTGGGTGGCTACCAACACCCTGAGCAAGGCGGCCTTCCTGTTGACAGTGCTAAGTGAGCGTCCAGAGCACCACAACCTGGCCTTCCGAGTTGGCATGTTTGCCTTGGAGCTACAGAGGCCTCCAGCTTCTACCAAGGCCTTGGAGGTCAGAGGCTCCATCTCAGCCTTGTATTTCAGTCTCTTTAGAGCCTTGCACCTTGATCTCTATTGACACACCAGAGGTCTGAGCTCCTTCCTGTGCCCTCAGGTGAAGCTGGCAtaccaggagtctgaggtggctGCCCTGCTCAAGAAGATCCCTCTGGGTCCAAGTGAGATGAGTACCATGCGGTGCCGGGCAGAGGAACTTCGGGAGGGGACACTCTGTGACTATCGGCCTGTGTTGCCTCTCATGCTGGCCAGTTTCATCTTTGACGTTCTCTGTGCTCCAGGTATGATGCCTGACCCTACAGTAAGTGGGGAACTGGGGTAGGGGTAGCTTTCTCTAAGAAAGACCAAGAGCCCCAAGTTTCTGAATCACCTTTAGGACCCATCAGGCAGCTTCATGGGTAGGTCTGTGATGATGAGGATTTTGGGTTCCCCTGTATTTTTTCCCATGCATGATACTTCTGTCTGCCTGACTTACCCCAACTTTTATACAGTGGTTTCTCCCACAGGTTCCCGGCCCCCAAGTCGCAACTGGAACAGCGAGACACCTGGGGATGAGGAGCTTGGATTTGAAGCAGCAGTTGCTGCCTTGGGTGAGTCTTGAGCATATCAACGAGCTAAGCCTGGTTCAGGTCTTGAAGGACATGAGACCTGTGCCTTGTTGTGAAGGGCTGTATGGTAATGGGAAGGTCAGGATGACATGTGTGAGCCAACTAGTGCCTGTAAGACAGGAATTCAGGGCAAAAATGTGTGCtatatggctgggcgtggtggcccatgcttgtaatcgcagcgctttgggaggctgaagcaggaggattgtttgagctcaggagttcatgaccagcctgggcaacctagcaagacctcatctctacttaaaaaaaaaaaaaaaaaaaaaaaaaaaattagccaggtgtggtggcacatgccttgtgctgccagctactccagaggctgaagtgggagaattgctttagcctggagattgaggctgcagtgaactgtgattgcaccactgccctctagcctgggcaacagagtgaaaccttgtctcaaacaaagaaaaaaaaaattgtgtgctATGGGTATTGGGTATTGTAAGGgcagcaaaacaaaaatctagaGAAAGGCCTAAGGGAAGTGGTAGAATATGGAATGTGGGTTAAAAGATCAGTAGGTCCTAAACCAGCGAACACCATGAGTAAATACACAACGCAATCAAGTTTTCATGAGAATGAGGAGGCCAGCTTCCCTAAAATGATAAGTACATGCTGGGTAAGCAGATTGGACCTGGTTATGAAGGTTTTGAAAAGCACACCAGAGCTTAGGCTGGATATAATAGTCAACGAAGACTTCTATAGGTGATGTGGGTTGGACCAAGGGAACCCCTTACTTCATATGCTGATGGCTTGGGAACCCTGGCCTCTTACCTTTGCTGTCTTGGGAATTATGACTACTCTCAATCCCCATAAGGTCCTCTTTCTCGCAGGCATGAAGACAACAGTGAGCGAGGCAGAACATCCCCTCTTATGTGAAGGCACACGTCGGGAGAAGGGTGACCTGGCATTAGCACTAATGATCACTTACAAGGACGACCAGGCCAAGCTTAAGAAGGTAAGAgactggggctgggtgcggtggctcatgcctgtaatcccagcagtttgggaggcagaggcgggcagatggcttgagcccaggagtttgagacaagcctgggcaacatggcgaaaccccgtctctaccaaaaaatacaaaaaattagcagctgggtgtggtggcacatgcctgtagtcccagctactcgggaggctgaggtgggaggattgcttgaacccagtaggcagaggttgcaatgagctgggttcacgccactgcactccagcctgggtgacagagcaagaccctgtttcaaaaaaaaaaaaaaaaaaaaaaggcaaggtaCTGGGGCCTttgacaggcagagaaagagagcacATTTTACTACCTTTCTCAGGGAGTTTCCAGTACAATGAGAAAAGTgctattttaggctgggtgcagtggctcatgcctgtaatctcagcactttgggaagcagaggcgggaggatcgtttgagaccaacctggccaacatagtgagaccctgtctctacaaaaaattagaaaattagccgggcatggtggcgcgcgcctgtagtcccagctactcgggaggctgaggtgggagaattgcttgagcccaggagtttgaggctacagtgagctataatcataccactgcactccagcctgggcaacagagcgagaccctgtctcttaaaaaaaaaagaagaagaagaaaaaaagaaaagtgctcTTCTGCCCATAGGAGGTAAGTAGGGAATCTTGGGGACATCTCATAAAGAATAAGAGAAGACCAATGGTTCTTATAGGAGTGCTTGGGCATGGGGTGGAAGAAGAGAAGCAGAGGGCATaaagtcattcattcacttatttcagtatttattgaCTATCAGTATATTCTGCCCTGTGGTGTTAATGGAGGATACCAAGATATGTTGGGGTTAAATAAGTTACAAAAAGACATGTAAACCAGGAGGTCATCCTGTGGTTGTAAGTGGGGAAGGCTCCCTGAGGATGTAGCAATTGGCTGTTTCAAGGAGAAAGGAAGGTAATAGAAGTCAGGAGCTAAAGGGCATCCTGTCACTGCTTCTCTGGAGGTCACTGCTTCTGTCTTCCAGATCTTAGACAAACTCTTGGACCGAGAGAGCCAGACACATAAGCCACAGACGCTGAGTTCTTTCTACTCATCTAGCCGCCCAACCACAGCCAGCCAGAGGTCTCCTTCAAAGCACGGGGGCCCATCTGCCCCAGGGGCCCTGCAACCACTGACCTCAGGCTCTGCAGGGCCTGCTCAACCAGGGAGTGTggcaggggctgggccaggcccCACTGAGGGCTTCACAGAGAAGAATGTGCCTGGTGAGGTGGGGGCACTGGGCAGGGGGGATGAATGGTGTGGACCTATGTTGAGGTCCCCTTTCCTGGGCTCATCCCAGCGTCCTGTTTTCCTCACCTAGAGAGTTCCCCACATTCCCCCTGTGAGGGTCTTCCATCTGAGGCAGCTTTGACCCCAAGGCCAGAAGGGAAGGTTCCTAGCCGCTTGGCACTTGGCAGTCGTGGAGGCTATAATGGACGGGGATGGGGGTCCCCAGGACGGCCTAAGAAGAAGCACACAGGTAGGATAGCCTGTGGGCTAGCATAGAGGGAAGGATAATCCTGAAGGTTGGAGTCTTAACATCTGGGACTCCTGACTTCTGAGACTGACTTCTCTTGGGGGTTAGGCATGGCCAGCATTGACAGCAGTGCCCCTGAAACAACATCGGATAGTTCCCCCACCTTAAGCCGGAGACCACTTCGAGGGGGCTGGgcccccacctcctggggtcGAGGTCAGGACAGTGACAGCATTAGCAGCTCTTCTTCGGACTCCCTGGGCTCCTCATCCTCCAGTGGAAGTCGCCGGGCCAGTGCCAGTGGAGGAGCCCGGGCGAAGACTGTTGAAGTTGGCAGGTCAGTGGGAAGAACTCCCCATCTTCCCTGATCTGGCCCACCCTCAGAGCCACACCCCTAGTGCAATCCAACCATTGTCTCCCAGCATCCTCACTTTCCCTGGTCCTTCCCAACCTACCCGGATGCCCATTTCAAAGAAACCCCAACCCCCGTCCCTACCCCATTGCCCCTTCAGGTACAAGGGCCGCCGCCCCGAGAGTCATGCCCCTCATGTACCCAATCAGCCATCAGAGGCAGCTGCACACTTCTACTTCGAGCTGGCGAAGACAGTGCTGATCAAGGCAGGGGGCAACAGCAGCACTTCCATTTTCACACATCCATCTTCCTCAGGGGGCCACCAGGGTCCTCACCGCAACCTGCACCTTTGCGCCTTCGAGATTGGGCTTTATGCCCTTGGCCTGCACAACTTTGTTTCTCCCAACTGGCTCTCACGTACTTATTCTTCCCACGTTTCCTGGATTACAGGTAAATCATTTGACCTGACTTGGGTATGGGAGGGGGATTAATTGGTGGGGATAAGACCCTTATCTTTGTGGGGTTACTGATCTGATAAAAAGACATTATTCTCACACCCCAGTGGTGCCCACACTAACCCAACTctgcccttctctcctttcccctaAGGCCAGGCCATGGAGATAGGCAGCGCAGCCCTGACTATACTGGTAGAATGCTGGGATGGGCACCTGACACCCCCTGAGGTTGCATCCCTGGCTGACAGGGCATCACGGGCAAGAGACTCCAATATGGTGAGGGCGGCAGCAGAGCTGGCCCTGAGCTGCCTGCCTCACGCCCATGCATTGAACCCTAATGAGATCCAGCGGGCCCTGGTGCAGTGCAAGGAACAGGTATTTCTACGGGCAATCTGGGAACCTCTTCTGGGGCATCTGGGCAGGGAGGTTGGGCATGGGAAAGCTAAGGGCCCAGCTCTTGATTCCCGTATCCTGGAGTTTACAGATGATTGTTGGTCCTCTCATGGCAACATTTTACCCATTAATGTGCTTTCACACCCATCTTTCCTTTACCTTACAACTCAAAGGTtaggtttatttctattttacagataaggaaatggaggccTACGGTTTAGGGACCAAGATGATCACTCAGGATAGAAAACTTAGGGAAGGCCTCATACATCTAAGACTTGAATGGGAGGGGGCTGTTAAATTAGTTTGGAACTGGGACTATAACCTGGGTCTTGACTCATTTTGGTCAGTATTTACTCAGTGTGTGAAGCACTCACTGCTCTGATAATGGACTCTAAGCATTGACACTGACCTCTGATGATTCCCTGGGAATGAGACAGCTCTGAGGGAGACATTGGAATCTCATCTAACACCTTCCATGTGGTAAAGGCCTTTCCCCCTTAACACTCTGTGCCCCTCTCTTCCAGGACAACCTGATGTTGGAGAAGGCCTGCATGGCAGTGGAAGAGGCAGCTAAGGGTGGGGGCGTGTACCCTGAAGTGTTGTTTGAGGTTGCTCACCAGTGGTTCTGGCTGTATGAGCAAACTGCAGGTGGCTCATCCACAGCCCGTGAAGGGGCTACAAGCTGTAGTGCCAGTGGGATCAGGGCAGGTGGGGAAGCTGGGCGGGGTATGCCTGAGGGTAGAGGGGGCCCAGGGACTGAGCCGGTTACAGTGGCAGCGGCAGCAGTGACAGCAGCAGCCACAGTGGTGCCCGTCATATCGGTGGGGTCTAGTTTATACCCGGGTCCAGGACTGGGGCATGGCCACTCCCCTGGCCTGCACCCCTACACTGCTCTACAGCCCCACCTGCCCTGTAGCCCTCAGTATCTCACTCACCCAGCTCACCCTGCCCACCCCATGCCTCACATGCCCCGGCCTGCCGTCTTCCCTGTGCCCAGCTCTGCATACCCACAGGTGAGACCAGTGTTCTGCTGGGGGGTAAGGCATGGGAAAATACTGGGAATTCATAGGGGGTTGGAGTGGGTACTCTGGGAGTATAATTGGTCAGTCGGAGAGTCCTGGTGAGGTGGTGGGAGTCTGGGGGACCCAGCCcaactaaaataagaaatgacggccgggcatggtggctcatgcctgtaatcccagcactttgagaggccgatgtgggtggatcacttgaggtcaggagttcgagaccagcctggccaacatggggaaaccccgtctctactaaaaattagctgagtgcacgcctgtaatcccagcttcttgggaggctgagatgggaatcacttgaacctgggaggcagaggttgcagtgagccgatatcgtgccactgcactccagcctggaggacagagcgagactctatctcaaaaaaaacatgtCAGGATAGCAGCTTGTGGGGGTGAAGCACGACAGCAACATCCTAATCAAGTTTGGCAtcttcccctttcttctccctgCCCCTAGGGTGTGCATCCTGCATTCCTAGGGGCTCAGTACCCTTATTCAGTGACTCCTCCCTCACTTGCTGCCACTGCTGTGTCTTTCCCCGTTCCTTCCATGGCACCCATCACAGTACATCCCTACCACACAGAGCCAGGGCTTCCACTGCCCACCAGTGTGGCCTGTGAGTTGTGGGGCCAGGGAACAGGTGAATGGAGGGGAGGCACACTgggcaggggaggtggggagggaatgttctttgtctctctttgggCTCTGAGTTCCTCACATGGCTCTCACCCCACTTAGTGAGCAGTGTCCATCCAGCATCCACGTTTCCAGCCATCCAAGGTGCCTCACTGCCTGCCCTGACCACACAGCCCAGCCCTCTGGTGAGCGGAGGTTTTCCACCGCCCGAGGAGGAGACACACAGTCAGCCAGTCAATCCCCACAGCCTGCACCACCTGCATGCTGCCTACCGTGTCGGTGAGAGGACATCCCTTTCTGTGCTCCTACCTGCAGTTGTGCCAGTGGCTCTTCAGAGGACCCTTCCTCTAGCTCTTCATTTGTTTACTGTGGGGTCAGGTGACAGGTTGGGGTAAAGGGTGAAGAGGATACACCGTACCATGTGCCCACCCTTATCTATCTCCCAGGAATGCTGGCACTGGAGATGCTGGGTCGCCGGGCACACAACGATCACCCCAACAACTTCTCCCGCTCCCCCCCCTACACTGATGATGTCAAATGGTTGCTGGGGCTGGCAGCAAAGCTGGGTAACACCTCCCCTCCCTAGGACCATTGCCCCCCCCCCACCTGCTCTCCCCACCTTCCTTATCCCAGACCTCCTTCCTAGCTCTTGCTCAGAGTTGAGGCCTTGGTCGGGTATGTGTGCGTGCGCGGGGGGCGGAGGGTTACCTCAGCtcctggggtggagggaggctCTCTGCCAGGCCAGAGCTGAGATCTGTAAGTTGGGTCCCTAGGGCAGAGGTGGCCACCCCCGTCTcatgcccctccccctgccccccaggaGTGAACTACGTGCACCAGTTCTGTGTGGGGGCAGCCAAGGGGGTGCTGAGCCCGTTTGTGCTGCAGGAGATCGTCATGGAGACGCTGCAGCGGCTGAGTCCCGCTCATGCCCACAACCACCTGCGTGCCCCGGCCTTCCACCAACTGGTGCAGCGCTGCCAGCAGGCATACATGCAGGTGACAACCTAGAATTATGGAGCAGGGTGGAGCACTTCCTGGGTGGTCTTGGACCAGAGGGAGGCAGGGCCTGTTTCTGTGCTTTGTACTAAGGCTCATCCTGCACACATCCTCCTCCAGTACATCCACCACCGCTTGATTCACCTGACTCCTGCGGACTACGACGACTTTGTGAATGCGATCCGGAGTGCCCGCAGCGCCTTCTGCCTGACGCCCATGGGCATGATGCAGTTCAACGACATCCTACAGAACCTCAAGCGCAGCAAACAGACCAAGGAGCTGTGGCAGCGGGTCTCACTCgagatggccaccttctccccCTGAGTCTTTCACCCTTAGGGTCCTATACAGGGACCCAGGCCTGTGGCTATGGGGGCCCCTCACACAGGGGGAGTGAAACTTGGCTGGACAGATCATCCTCACTCAGTTCCCTGGTAGCACAGACTGACAGCTGCTCTTGGGCTATAGCTTGGGGCCAAGATGTCTCACACCCTAGAAGCCTAGGGCTGGGGGAGACAGCCCTGTCTGGGAGGGGGCGTTGGGTGGCCTCTGGTATTTATTtggcatttataaatatataaactccTTTTTTACTCTAGTCGACCTGGGCCTTTCCCTTCTTTCCAAATTCCATGTGCAGATGAACCTTCAACTGGGGAGGAAACTTCTGACACTTGCTTTAGTCTAGGTTTTTCCCACTCCAGGGAGgcagacaaaacagaaaaataaggatGTTTATTAAG is a genomic window containing:
- the ZSWIM8 gene encoding zinc finger SWIM domain-containing protein 8 isoform X8; the encoded protein is MELMFAEWEDGERFSFEDSDRFEEDSLCSFISEAESLCQNWRGWRKQSAGPNSPTGGGGGGGSGGTRMRDGLVIPLVELSAKQVAFHIPFEVVEKVYPPVPEQLQLRIAFWSFPENEEDIRLYSCLANGSADEFQRGDQLFRMRAVKDPLQIGFHLSATVVPPQMVPPKGAYNVAVMFDRCRVTSCSCTCGAGAKWCTHVVALCLFRIHNASAVCLRAPVSESLSRLQRDQLQKFAQYLISELPQQILPTAQRLLDELLSSQSTAINTVCGAPDPTAGPSASDQSTWYLDESTLTDNIKKTLHKFCGPSPVVFSDVNSMYLSSTEPPAAAEWACLLRPLRGREPEGVWNLLSIVREMFKRRDSNAAPLLEILTDQCLTYEQITGWWYSVRTSASHSSASGHTGRSNGQSEVAAHACASMCDEMVTLWRLAVLDPALSPQRRRELCTQLRQWQLKVIENVKRGQHKKTLERLFPGFRPAVEACYFNWEEAYPLPGVTYSGTDRKLALCWARALPSRPGASRSGGLEESRDRPRPLPTEPAVRPKEPGTKRKGLGEGVPSSQRGPRRLSAEGGDKALHKMGPGGGKAKALGGAGSGSKGSAGGGSKRRLSSEDSSLEPDLAEMSLDDSSLALGAEASTFGGFPESPPPCPLHGGSRGPSTFLPEPPDTYEEDGDESGNGLPKTKEAAPAVGEEDDDYQAYYLNAQDGAGGEEEKAEGGAGEEHDLFAGLKPLEQESRMEVLFACAEALHAHGYSSEASRLTVELAQDLLANPPDLKVEPPPAKGKKNKVSTSRQTWVATNTLSKAAFLLTVLSERPEHHNLAFRVGMFALELQRPPASTKALEVKLAYQESEVAALLKKIPLGPSEMSTMRCRAEELREGTLCDYRPVLPLMLASFIFDVLCAPVVSPTGSRPPSRNWNSETPGDEELGFEAAVAALGMKTTVSEAEHPLLCEGTRREKGDLALALMITYKDDQAKLKKILDKLLDRESQTHKPQTLSSFYSSSRPTTASQRSPSKHGGPSAPGALQPLTSGSAGPAQPGSVAGAGPGPTEGFTEKNVPESSPHSPCEGLPSEAALTPRPEGKVPSRLALGSRGGYNGRGWGSPGRPKKKHTGMASIDSSAPETTSDSSPTLSRRPLRGGWAPTSWGRGQDSDSISSSSSDSLGSSSSSGSRRASASGGARAKTVEVGRYKGRRPESHAPHVPNQPSEAAAHFYFELAKTVLIKAGGNSSTSIFTHPSSSGGHQGPHRNLHLCAFEIGLYALGLHNFVSPNWLSRTYSSHVSWITGQAMEIGSAALTILVECWDGHLTPPEVASLADRASRARDSNMVRAAAELALSCLPHAHALNPNEIQRALVQCKEQDNLMLEKACMAVEEAAKGGGVYPEVLFEVAHQWFWLYEQTAGGSSTAREGATSCSASGIRAGGEAGRGMPEGRGGPGTEPVTVAAAAVTAAATVVPVISVGSSLYPGPGLGHGHSPGLHPYTALQPHLPCSPQYLTHPAHPAHPMPHMPRPAVFPVPSSAYPQGVHPAFLGAQYPYSVTPPSLAATAVSFPVPSMAPITVHPYHTEPGLPLPTSVALSSVHPASTFPAIQGASLPALTTQPSPLVSGGFPPPEEETHSQPVNPHSLHHLHAAYRVGMLALEMLGRRAHNDHPNNFSRSPPYTDDVKWLLGLAAKLGDRHGDAAAAESRSCPQPPACPGLPPTGAALPAGIHAVHPPPLDSPDSCGLRRLCECDPECPQRLLPDAHGHDAVQRHPTEPQAQQTDQGAVAAGLTRDGHLLPLSLSPLGSYTGTQACGYGGPSHRGSETWLDRSSSLSSLVAQTDSCSWAIAWGQDVSHPRSLGLGETALSGRGRWVASGIYLAFINI
- the ZSWIM8 gene encoding zinc finger SWIM domain-containing protein 8 isoform X16, which translates into the protein MELMFAEWEDGERFSFEDSDRFEEDSLCSFISEAESLCQNWRGWRKQSAGPNSPTGGGGGGGSGGTRMRDGLVIPLVELSAKQVAFHIPFEVVEKVYPPVPEQLQLRIAFWSFPENEEDIRLYSCLANGSADEFQRGDQLFRMRAVKDPLQIGFHLSATVVPPQMVPPKGAYNVAVMFDRCRVTSCSCTCGAGAKWCTHVVALCLFRIHNASAVCLRAPVSESLSRLQRDQLQKFAQYLISELPQQILPTAQRLLDELLSSQSTAINTVCGAPDPTAGPSASDQSTWYLDESTLTDNIKKTLHKFCGPSPVVFSDVNSMYLSSTEPPAAAEWACLLRPLRGREPEGVWNLLSIVREMFKRRDSNAAPLLEILTDQCLTYEQITGWWYSVRTSASHSSASGHTGRSNGQSEVAAHACASMCDEMVTLWRLAVLDPALSPQRRRELCTQLRQWQLKVIENVKRGQHKKTLERLFPGFRPAVEACYFNWEEAYPLPGVTYSGTDRKLALCWARALPSRPGASRSGGLEESRDRPRPLPTEPAVRPKEPGTKRKGLGEGVPSSQRGPRRLSAEGGDKALHKMGPGGGKAKALGGAGSGSKGSAGGGSKRRLSSEDSSLEPDLAEMSLDDSSLALGAEASTFGGFPESPPPCPLHGGSRGPSTFLPEPPDTYEEDGDESGNGLPKTKEAAPAVGEEDDDYQAYYLNAQDGAGGEEEKAEGGAGEEHDLFAGLKPLEQESRMEVLFACAEALHAHGYSSEASRLTVELAQDLLANPPDLKVEPPPAKGKKNKVSTSRQTWVATNTLSKAAFLLTVLSERPEHHNLAFRVGMFALELQRPPASTKALEVKLAYQESEVAALLKKIPLGPSEMSTMRCRAEELREGTLCDYRPVLPLMLASFIFDVLCAPVVSPTGSRPPSRNWNSETPGDEELGFEAAVAALGMKTTVSEAEHPLLCEGTRREKGDLALALMITYKDDQAKLKKILDKLLDRESQTHKPQTLSSFYSSSRPTTASQRSPSKHGGPSAPGALQPLTSGSAGPAQPGSVAGAGPGPTEGFTEKNVPESSPHSPCEGLPSEAALTPRPEGKVPSRLALGSRGGYNGRGWGSPGRPKKKHTGMASIDSSAPETTSDSSPTLSRRPLRGGWAPTSWGRGQDSDSISSSSSDSLGSSSSSGSRRASASGGARAKTVEVGRYKGRRPESHAPHVPNQPSEAAAHFYFELAKTVLIKAGGNSSTSIFTHPSSSGGHQGPHRNLHLCAFEIGLYALGLHNFVSPNWLSRTYSSHVSWITGQAMEIGSAALTILVECWDGHLTPPEVASLADRASRARDSNMVRAAAELALSCLPHAHALNPNEIQRALVQCKEQDNLMLEKACMAVEEAAKGGGVYPEVLFEVAHQWFWLYEQTAGGSSTAREGATSCSASGIRAGGEAGRGMPEGRGGPGTEPVTVAAAAVTAAATVVPVISVGSSLYPGPGLGHGHSPGLHPYTALQPHLPCSPQYLTHPAHPAHPMPHMPRPAVFPVPSSAYPQGVHPAFLGAQYPYSVTPPSLAATAVSFPVPSMAPITVHPYHTEPGLPLPTSVALSSVHPASTFPAIQGASLPALTTQPSPLVSGGFPPPEEETHSQPVNPHSLHHLHAAYRVGMLALEMLGRRAHNDHPNNFSRSPPYTDDVKWLLGLAAKLGVNYVHQFCVGAAKGVLSPFVLQEIVMETLQRLSPAHAHNHLRAPAFHQLVQRCQQAYMQYIHHRLIHLTPADYDDFVNAIRSARSAFCLTPMGMMQFNDILQNLKRSKQTKELWQRVSLEMATFSP